In Chitinophaga nivalis, a single genomic region encodes these proteins:
- a CDS encoding succinate dehydrogenase/fumarate reductase iron-sulfur subunit, translating into MEHYNMNLTLKVWRQKNKNDQGKFEILQAKNISSEMSFLEMFDVVNEELINEGKEPVAFDHDCREGICGMCSMHINGRAHGPWDGTTTCQLHMRAFKDGDTITVEPWRAGAFPVIKDLTVDRSAFDRIIEAGGYISVNTGNAQDANCLPVNKQDADLSFAAASCIGCGACVAACKNSSAMLFVSAKVSQLALLPQGQPEKQTRVLNMVAQMDKEGFGSCTNTGACEAECPKEISLTNIARLNREFIGAGVSSEK; encoded by the coding sequence ATGGAACATTATAACATGAACCTCACATTAAAAGTGTGGAGGCAGAAAAATAAAAACGATCAGGGTAAATTTGAAATATTACAGGCTAAAAATATCTCCTCAGAAATGTCTTTCCTGGAGATGTTTGATGTGGTGAATGAAGAACTGATCAACGAAGGAAAAGAACCAGTTGCATTTGACCACGACTGCCGTGAAGGTATATGTGGTATGTGCTCTATGCATATCAACGGCCGTGCACACGGTCCATGGGATGGTACTACTACCTGCCAGCTGCATATGCGTGCTTTCAAAGACGGAGATACGATCACGGTAGAACCATGGAGAGCAGGTGCTTTCCCGGTAATCAAAGACCTGACAGTAGATAGATCTGCTTTTGACCGCATCATTGAAGCGGGTGGTTACATTTCCGTAAACACAGGTAACGCACAGGATGCCAACTGTTTGCCGGTAAACAAACAAGACGCTGACCTGTCTTTCGCAGCAGCTTCCTGTATCGGTTGCGGTGCCTGCGTAGCAGCTTGTAAAAACTCTTCTGCGATGTTGTTCGTGTCTGCTAAAGTTTCCCAGCTGGCATTACTGCCACAGGGACAACCTGAAAAACAGACCCGTGTACTCAACATGGTAGCACAGATGGATAAGGAAGGTTTTGGTAGCTGTACCAACACCGGCGCCTGCGAAGCAGAATGTCCGAAAGAAATCTCCCTGACCAATATCGCCCGCCTCAACCGCGAGTTTATTGGTGCCGGCGTTTCTTCTGAAAAATAG
- a CDS encoding fumarate reductase/succinate dehydrogenase flavoprotein subunit — MLNAKIPAGALNSKWEDYKGHCKLVNPANKRNLEVIIIGTGLAGASAAASLGELGYKVKAFCFQDSPRRAHSIAAQGGINAAKNYQNDGDSVFRLFYDTVKGGDYRAREANVHRLAEVSGNIIDQCVAQGVPFAREYGGLLSNRSFGGTQVQRTFYAAGQTGQQLLLGAYSALERQVALGNVKMYSRHEMLEIVKIDGKARGIIARDLVTGELERHFGHAVLICSGGYGNVFFLSTNAMGSNATAAWKATKNGAYFANPCFTQIHPTCIPVSGDHQSKLTLMSESLRNDGRIWVPKKQNDSRKASDIPEDERDYYLERRYPAFGNLVPRDVASRAAKERCDAGYGVGTSKQAVYLDFAAAIERYGKIEAGKRQIADASKEAIIKLGKEVVAEKYGNLFDMYAKITGENPYELPMRIYPAVHYTMGGLWVDYELNTTVPGLYSLGEANFSDHGANRLGASALMQGLADGYFVIPYTIGNYLADEIRTKAIPTDHAAFVDAEKRVQDTLSKLLSIKGSKSVDFYHKKLGKIMWDKCGMARNEKGLKEAIEEIKALRAEFWKNVRVPGDAKEFNPELEKAVRVADFLELGELMCMDALNRRESCGGHFREESQTEDGEAQRDDENFSYVAAWEYKGDGQYELHKEPLVFEECKPTQRSYK, encoded by the coding sequence ATGTTGAACGCAAAAATTCCTGCCGGAGCATTAAATTCAAAGTGGGAAGACTATAAAGGCCACTGTAAGCTGGTGAACCCTGCCAATAAGCGGAATCTGGAAGTGATTATTATTGGTACTGGTTTGGCTGGCGCTTCTGCAGCGGCATCTTTAGGTGAGTTAGGATATAAAGTTAAAGCCTTCTGCTTTCAGGATAGCCCACGCCGTGCGCACAGTATTGCTGCCCAGGGTGGTATCAATGCGGCTAAAAATTATCAGAACGATGGTGACTCCGTGTTCCGTCTGTTCTACGATACCGTTAAAGGTGGTGACTACCGCGCCCGCGAAGCCAATGTGCATCGCCTGGCAGAGGTAAGTGGCAATATTATAGATCAATGCGTGGCACAGGGTGTTCCCTTTGCCCGTGAATATGGTGGCCTGTTAAGTAACCGCTCTTTCGGTGGTACACAGGTACAACGTACTTTTTATGCGGCAGGCCAGACCGGTCAGCAGCTGCTGTTAGGTGCCTACTCTGCGCTCGAGCGTCAGGTAGCCCTGGGTAACGTAAAAATGTACAGCCGCCACGAAATGCTGGAAATCGTGAAAATCGATGGTAAAGCACGGGGTATTATTGCACGCGACCTGGTAACAGGTGAACTGGAACGTCACTTCGGCCATGCTGTATTGATTTGCAGTGGTGGCTACGGTAACGTATTCTTCCTGTCTACCAACGCCATGGGTTCCAATGCAACAGCCGCCTGGAAAGCTACCAAAAACGGTGCTTACTTCGCGAACCCTTGCTTCACCCAGATCCACCCGACTTGTATCCCGGTTTCCGGCGATCACCAGTCTAAACTGACCCTGATGTCCGAGTCATTACGTAATGACGGCCGTATCTGGGTACCAAAAAAACAAAACGATAGCCGTAAAGCCAGCGATATTCCTGAAGACGAAAGGGATTATTACCTGGAAAGAAGATATCCTGCCTTTGGTAACCTGGTACCACGTGACGTGGCTTCCCGTGCTGCCAAAGAAAGATGTGATGCCGGTTACGGTGTGGGTACCTCCAAACAGGCGGTATACCTCGACTTTGCCGCTGCTATTGAACGTTACGGTAAAATTGAAGCCGGTAAACGCCAGATCGCAGATGCTTCCAAAGAAGCCATCATCAAATTGGGTAAAGAAGTAGTCGCTGAAAAATATGGTAACCTGTTCGACATGTACGCCAAAATCACCGGCGAAAATCCATACGAACTGCCAATGCGTATCTACCCTGCGGTACACTATACCATGGGCGGTCTGTGGGTAGACTACGAACTGAATACCACTGTACCAGGTTTATATTCACTGGGTGAAGCCAACTTCTCCGACCACGGTGCTAACCGTTTGGGTGCATCTGCACTGATGCAGGGCCTCGCAGATGGTTACTTCGTCATTCCTTACACGATCGGTAACTACCTGGCGGATGAAATCCGTACCAAGGCAATCCCTACTGATCATGCTGCCTTCGTGGATGCAGAGAAAAGAGTACAGGATACCCTCAGCAAACTGTTGTCTATCAAAGGTTCCAAATCCGTTGATTTCTACCATAAGAAACTGGGTAAAATCATGTGGGACAAATGCGGTATGGCACGTAATGAGAAAGGTCTGAAAGAAGCCATCGAAGAAATCAAAGCACTGCGTGCGGAGTTCTGGAAAAATGTACGTGTACCGGGTGATGCGAAAGAATTTAACCCTGAGCTGGAAAAAGCGGTACGTGTGGCCGACTTCCTGGAACTGGGTGAATTAATGTGTATGGATGCACTGAATCGTCGCGAATCCTGCGGTGGCCACTTCCGGGAAGAATCCCAGACAGAAGATGGTGAAGCACAACGTGATGATGAAAACTTCAGCTATGTGGCAGCATGGGAGTACAAAGGCGATGGCCAGTACGAACTGCACAAAGAACCACTGGTGTTCGAAGAATGTAAACCTACACAACGTAGCTACAAATAA
- a CDS encoding succinate dehydrogenase cytochrome b subunit produces MKWSQFFNTSIGKKLLVGATGLFLCSFVLVHLAGNFQLLYKDEGKAFNTYAAFMGHNSLIQFIAWGLKVVILLHAVVALQLTFKNRAARPVKYAVNAGNQTSSWFSRQMAIMGSILLIFIVIHLANFWAKFHYADMPTHAYDGIQEPLKDLYLVSQETFKQGWLVVLYVIGMIGLSFHLIHGFKSACQTFGLNHKKYNGIINFIGVWVFGVAIPIGFAIIPVLIYFQ; encoded by the coding sequence ATGAAGTGGTCACAGTTCTTTAATACCTCTATCGGTAAGAAGTTATTGGTAGGTGCTACCGGTTTGTTTCTTTGCAGCTTTGTTCTTGTGCACCTGGCGGGTAACTTCCAGCTGTTGTACAAAGACGAAGGCAAGGCTTTTAACACTTATGCAGCCTTCATGGGCCATAACAGTCTGATTCAGTTTATTGCCTGGGGACTGAAAGTGGTGATCCTGCTCCATGCAGTGGTAGCCCTCCAGCTCACGTTCAAAAACAGGGCCGCACGTCCGGTAAAGTATGCCGTAAACGCCGGTAACCAAACCTCCTCCTGGTTCAGCCGTCAGATGGCGATCATGGGAAGCATTCTCCTTATTTTTATTGTTATCCACCTGGCTAACTTCTGGGCTAAGTTTCACTACGCTGATATGCCCACCCACGCATATGATGGTATACAGGAGCCTTTGAAGGATCTTTACCTCGTATCCCAGGAAACATTTAAGCAAGGCTGGCTGGTTGTACTGTATGTAATCGGTATGATCGGTTTATCATTCCACCTGATCCACGGCTTCAAAAGCGCGTGTCAGACCTTTGGCTTAAATCATAAAAAATACAACGGGATCATCAACTTCATTGGTGTATGGGTGTTTGGTGTAGCTATTCCTATTGGATTTGCTATCATTCCTGTTCTAATCTATTTTCAATAA
- the murQ gene encoding N-acetylmuramic acid 6-phosphate etherase, which produces MSFVKVTEQTSHYRHLEKMSVQELLTNINKEDQSVPLAVEKAIPQIEKLVAAIADKMLAGGRLFYMGAGTSGRLGIVDASECPPTFGVPHGLVIGIIAGGDAAIRKAVEFAEDDREQGWKDLQEFNITDKDVVVGIAASGTTPYVIGALDACRSKGIVTGSISCNPDTPVSAAADFPVEVVVGPEFVTGSTRMKSGTAQKLVLNMVSTAVMIQLGRVEDNKMVNMQLSNEKLVDRGVKMLMEKLSLTDYELAQRLLLKAGSVKKAVDDFVKA; this is translated from the coding sequence ATGTCATTTGTAAAAGTAACGGAACAGACTTCTCATTACCGGCACCTGGAAAAAATGAGTGTACAGGAGCTGCTGACAAATATTAATAAAGAAGATCAGTCGGTTCCGTTGGCCGTGGAAAAAGCGATTCCGCAGATTGAAAAACTGGTGGCTGCCATTGCCGACAAAATGCTGGCGGGTGGTCGTTTATTTTATATGGGTGCTGGCACCAGCGGCCGGCTGGGCATCGTTGATGCTTCAGAGTGCCCGCCTACCTTTGGGGTGCCACATGGATTGGTGATCGGCATCATTGCCGGCGGCGATGCGGCCATTCGTAAGGCAGTTGAGTTTGCTGAAGATGACCGGGAGCAGGGCTGGAAAGACTTACAGGAATTTAATATTACAGATAAAGATGTGGTGGTAGGTATTGCTGCCAGCGGTACGACGCCTTATGTGATCGGAGCCCTGGATGCCTGCCGCAGTAAAGGAATTGTTACCGGCAGCATCAGTTGCAATCCGGATACACCGGTATCGGCAGCAGCCGACTTCCCCGTAGAGGTGGTGGTCGGACCTGAGTTTGTGACAGGGAGCACCCGCATGAAAAGCGGTACGGCGCAAAAGCTGGTACTGAATATGGTGTCTACGGCAGTCATGATACAACTGGGCCGGGTAGAAGATAATAAAATGGTGAACATGCAGCTGAGTAATGAAAAACTGGTAGACAGGGGCGTGAAAATGCTCATGGAAAAACTTTCCCTGACAGATTATGAACTGGCACAGCGCCTCCTGTTGAAAGCAGGCAGCGTGAAAAAAGCAGTAGATGATTTTGTGAAAGCATGA
- a CDS encoding BadF/BadG/BcrA/BcrD ATPase family protein has product MAERIKLIADSGSTKTDWGLLGTGTSPIFRTQGVSPYFQSAEQIKAILVEELLPQLPADISVEAVYFYGTGLAQQKNTELVTAAIKNVWPAAEIEVQHDLMGAARALCGRQEGIASILGTGSNSCYYDGTNIIKNNPGLGYVLGDEGSGAYLGKKVLQYYLYNTFDDDLRSRFEYKYPTNKDEILENVYRKPLANRYLAGFATFLSENRQHFLIENILEDGLNDFFFSHIYKYRESWTTALHFTGGIAWHFQDILKELCELYELPMGKVLRTPMDGLLEYHR; this is encoded by the coding sequence ATGGCTGAAAGAATAAAGCTGATCGCTGATAGTGGATCTACCAAAACAGACTGGGGCCTGCTGGGTACAGGAACGTCCCCGATTTTCAGGACGCAGGGGGTAAGTCCCTATTTTCAATCTGCGGAGCAGATAAAAGCGATCCTGGTGGAAGAATTGTTGCCGCAATTGCCGGCCGATATTTCTGTAGAAGCCGTTTATTTTTATGGTACAGGCCTGGCCCAGCAAAAAAATACGGAGCTGGTAACGGCAGCCATCAAAAACGTATGGCCGGCTGCGGAAATAGAAGTACAGCACGATCTGATGGGGGCGGCACGGGCGCTTTGTGGCCGTCAGGAAGGAATCGCCAGCATCCTGGGTACCGGTTCCAATTCCTGTTATTATGACGGTACCAACATCATAAAAAACAATCCCGGCCTGGGTTATGTGCTGGGAGATGAGGGCAGTGGCGCTTATCTGGGGAAAAAAGTATTGCAATATTATCTCTATAATACATTTGATGACGACTTACGGAGCCGTTTCGAATATAAATACCCTACCAATAAAGACGAAATCCTCGAAAACGTATACCGGAAGCCGTTAGCCAACCGCTATCTGGCCGGATTTGCTACCTTCCTGTCGGAAAACAGGCAGCACTTCCTGATCGAGAACATCCTGGAAGACGGATTGAACGATTTCTTCTTCAGCCATATATATAAATACCGGGAAAGCTGGACAACCGCGTTGCACTTTACCGGCGGGATCGCCTGGCATTTCCAGGATATCCTGAAAGAACTATGCGAACTCTATGAACTGCCGATGGGTAAGGTACTACGTACGCCTATGGACGGTTTGCTGGAATATCATCGTTAA
- a CDS encoding S41 family peptidase, whose translation MSNRKLNVFLPLLFAVVLALGMFLGHKMPGSNTGGATVFFTKPSRGALQEVMDLIKAKYVDSLNTDDLQQEAIEGLLAHLDPHSIYIPPAQLQQVNEDMDGNFEGIGVEFNIVADTVNVISVLSGGPSEAAGVQSGDKILKVNDSVVAGNGITPEKIRKLLRGPAGSVVNTTMLRQQKAIKIPIKRDVIPLYSIDASYMAAPGVGYIKISKFSATTYDEFMKAIRTLDKQGMKKLVIDLRQNPGGYMDAATRIADELLEDNKLILYTKGKDYPRADYKTKRPGLFERGALAVLTDEGSASASEILAGAIQDWDRGTVIGRRTFGKGLVQEQYDLDNGGALRLTVARYYIPSGRSIQKPYDKGRANYEDDIVERYHHGEMLNKDSIRITDTIPYKTSKGRRVYGGGGITPDLFIPFDTSRFTPALTAIYTRNSFSNFAYRYYTTHREAFKQYKDASDFVKQFQTSNELLNEFKAYAKTDSIPGLDRLNAHDEQEIRTRIKAMLARQLYRTEGFYETINATDPMVKKAVEVVEQEKD comes from the coding sequence ATGTCTAACAGGAAGCTGAATGTTTTTTTACCTCTTCTATTTGCAGTTGTGTTAGCCCTGGGTATGTTCCTGGGACATAAAATGCCGGGGTCTAATACCGGTGGCGCTACTGTATTTTTCACGAAGCCCAGCCGGGGTGCCTTACAGGAAGTAATGGACCTCATCAAAGCGAAGTATGTAGATTCACTCAATACCGATGATTTACAACAGGAAGCCATCGAAGGCCTCCTCGCCCATCTCGATCCTCACTCCATTTATATTCCACCAGCGCAGCTGCAACAGGTGAATGAAGATATGGATGGCAATTTTGAAGGAATCGGGGTAGAATTCAATATTGTGGCAGATACCGTAAATGTGATCAGCGTATTGAGCGGCGGCCCCTCCGAAGCGGCCGGCGTACAAAGTGGCGACAAAATCCTTAAAGTGAATGACAGCGTGGTAGCCGGTAACGGTATTACCCCTGAAAAAATCCGCAAGCTGCTGCGCGGGCCAGCCGGCTCTGTGGTGAACACCACTATGCTCCGGCAGCAAAAAGCGATCAAAATCCCTATCAAGAGAGATGTGATTCCTTTGTACAGCATCGATGCCAGCTACATGGCGGCTCCCGGTGTCGGCTATATCAAAATCAGCAAATTCTCCGCTACTACCTACGATGAATTTATGAAGGCGATCCGCACACTGGATAAACAAGGCATGAAGAAACTGGTTATTGACCTCCGGCAGAACCCGGGCGGTTACATGGACGCAGCTACCCGTATTGCCGATGAACTGCTGGAAGACAATAAACTCATCCTGTATACCAAAGGCAAGGACTATCCGCGTGCTGACTATAAAACCAAACGGCCGGGCCTTTTTGAAAGAGGCGCCCTGGCAGTACTGACCGATGAAGGCTCTGCCTCTGCCAGCGAAATTCTGGCTGGCGCTATCCAGGACTGGGATCGTGGTACCGTTATCGGTCGTCGTACTTTTGGAAAAGGACTGGTACAGGAACAATATGACCTCGACAACGGTGGCGCCCTCCGCCTGACCGTAGCCCGTTATTATATTCCTTCCGGCAGAAGCATCCAGAAACCTTATGATAAAGGACGCGCCAATTATGAAGACGACATCGTAGAGCGTTACCATCACGGTGAAATGCTGAATAAAGACAGTATCCGGATTACCGATACCATTCCATATAAAACCAGCAAAGGCCGGCGCGTATATGGCGGCGGTGGTATCACACCAGACCTCTTCATTCCTTTTGATACCAGCCGTTTCACACCGGCACTCACGGCTATCTATACACGTAATAGCTTCAGCAATTTTGCCTATCGCTATTATACTACTCACCGCGAGGCTTTCAAACAATATAAAGATGCCTCCGATTTCGTGAAACAATTCCAGACCAGCAATGAGTTACTGAATGAATTCAAGGCCTATGCAAAAACAGACAGCATCCCTGGTCTGGATCGCCTGAACGCACATGATGAACAGGAAATCAGAACAAGGATCAAAGCAATGCTGGCCCGCCAGCTGTACAGGACAGAAGGCTTCTATGAAACCATCAATGCTACCGATCCTATGGTGAAGAAAGCGGTGGAAGTAGTAGAACAGGAGAAAGATTAA
- a CDS encoding carboxy terminal-processing peptidase, translating into MRLKVIIPVVLLSISAGVLAFNKMGHNDEPPGRYEVIMNLVGQMLKEGHYQPKEIDDKFSKEVFNKYLRSLDTEKKFFLKTDVQKLMPLSTHIDDELKGAPLDCFRNINALIKQRVAEAAAIYPEILSKPFDFTAEEKVTLDPEKLDYPVDENARKESWRKVLKYRTLEKLTDLQDIREKDKSKDSVKVKTDAELEVEARTKVKQLYDRYFERLKNRQNDNDRFNLYVNAITTTMDPHTDYFPPDEKRAFEEQMAGKFFGIGAQLKEEGDRIKVVSIVTGSPSWKQGQLKANDVIQKVAQGDKEPVDITGYPVEDAVKLIRGKKGSPVKLTVKSVDGTTKDITIIRDEIVTEETFAKSAIINGQHKIGYIYLPEFYADFNDRNGARSAEDVAREVAKLKAEKVEGIILDLRFNGGGSLQDVVQMAGLFIPEGPVVQVRSRGGDAVVLRDRDKNVQYDGPLAIMVNEYSASASEILAAAMQDYKRAVVIGSTQTFGKGTVQRLFNLDDFYPVKDGGSLGALKLTQQKFYRANGGSTQLKGVASDIVLPDPYYEVAERKDSDALVWDEIPRAAFTPWYNPVNTESLKKNSEKRMAGSPAFKLLNENLTTLKKLEKQETYSLNLQTYKAEQKTNTAALKKYDAVNDKVKELSIVNIKADMDKLGNDSTKIARNKDWLKIRTKDIYLDEAVNVMNDLIVQSLPKMQRKAQ; encoded by the coding sequence ATGAGACTGAAAGTGATTATACCGGTTGTGCTCCTCAGCATCTCCGCAGGCGTGCTGGCTTTTAATAAAATGGGACATAACGACGAACCCCCGGGTCGTTATGAGGTGATCATGAACCTGGTTGGCCAGATGCTGAAAGAAGGGCATTATCAACCGAAGGAAATTGACGACAAATTTTCGAAAGAAGTTTTTAATAAGTACTTACGCAGCCTGGATACCGAGAAGAAATTCTTCCTCAAAACAGACGTCCAGAAATTAATGCCTTTGTCTACACACATTGACGACGAACTGAAAGGGGCTCCCCTCGATTGTTTCCGTAATATCAATGCGCTGATCAAACAAAGAGTAGCAGAAGCGGCAGCTATTTATCCGGAAATTCTTTCCAAACCGTTCGATTTCACCGCAGAAGAAAAAGTAACATTGGATCCGGAAAAACTGGATTATCCGGTGGATGAAAATGCACGGAAAGAATCCTGGAGAAAAGTATTGAAATATCGTACCCTGGAAAAACTGACAGACCTGCAGGATATCCGGGAAAAAGATAAAAGCAAGGACAGTGTAAAAGTGAAAACCGATGCAGAACTGGAAGTGGAAGCCCGTACAAAAGTAAAACAACTGTACGACCGCTACTTTGAACGCCTTAAAAACAGACAGAATGATAACGATCGTTTCAACCTGTATGTAAATGCGATCACCACTACTATGGACCCGCATACCGACTACTTCCCACCAGATGAAAAAAGAGCATTTGAAGAACAGATGGCCGGTAAGTTTTTTGGTATCGGTGCACAGCTGAAAGAAGAAGGAGATCGTATTAAAGTAGTTAGCATCGTTACTGGTAGTCCAAGCTGGAAACAGGGACAACTGAAAGCAAATGATGTCATCCAGAAAGTAGCCCAGGGCGATAAAGAACCAGTAGACATTACCGGTTATCCGGTAGAAGATGCGGTAAAACTGATCCGCGGTAAAAAAGGTTCTCCGGTGAAACTCACTGTGAAAAGCGTGGATGGTACTACCAAAGATATTACCATCATCCGCGATGAAATCGTAACAGAAGAAACCTTTGCAAAATCTGCCATCATCAATGGTCAACATAAAATTGGCTATATCTACCTGCCTGAGTTCTATGCCGACTTCAACGACCGCAACGGCGCCCGCAGCGCGGAAGACGTAGCCCGCGAAGTAGCTAAACTAAAAGCAGAAAAAGTAGAAGGTATCATCCTCGACCTGCGCTTTAATGGCGGTGGTTCCCTGCAGGATGTAGTGCAGATGGCCGGCCTGTTTATTCCGGAAGGTCCGGTGGTACAGGTACGTTCCAGAGGCGGCGACGCCGTAGTACTGCGCGACCGCGATAAAAATGTACAATACGATGGTCCGCTGGCGATCATGGTTAATGAATACAGTGCTTCTGCATCTGAGATCCTGGCCGCTGCCATGCAGGATTATAAACGTGCCGTGGTTATCGGTAGCACGCAAACATTCGGTAAAGGCACCGTACAGCGCCTCTTCAACCTGGATGATTTTTATCCGGTAAAAGACGGTGGCAGCCTCGGCGCCCTGAAACTCACCCAGCAGAAATTCTATCGTGCCAACGGTGGTTCTACTCAGCTGAAAGGTGTAGCATCTGATATCGTATTACCAGATCCTTACTACGAAGTAGCAGAACGTAAAGACAGTGATGCACTGGTATGGGATGAAATTCCACGGGCGGCATTTACCCCCTGGTATAATCCGGTAAATACAGAGTCACTGAAAAAGAACAGCGAAAAAAGAATGGCGGGCAGTCCTGCTTTCAAACTGCTGAACGAAAATCTGACTACCTTAAAGAAACTGGAGAAACAGGAAACTTATTCCCTGAATCTGCAGACGTATAAAGCAGAACAGAAAACCAATACAGCTGCACTGAAAAAGTACGATGCTGTGAATGATAAAGTAAAAGAACTCAGCATTGTCAATATTAAAGCTGATATGGACAAACTGGGTAACGACTCTACTAAAATCGCCCGCAACAAAGACTGGCTGAAAATCAGAACCAAAGACATTTACCTCGATGAAGCGGTGAATGTGATGAATGATCTGATTGTACAGTCCTTACCTAAAATGCAGCGGAAAGCGCAGTAA
- a CDS encoding PQQ-dependent sugar dehydrogenase, whose translation MKTHGLLRLALLPVMFVQIACAGDPGKKEEKKESTSAASNKVKLQLVTDKFISPVNMAVPGDGSNRLFFCQKEGQVWIVQQGKQLTQPFLDVSSDMVKVNAAYDERGLLGMAFHPDFKRNRKFYVYYSAPVANPVKNVLNHKSRLVEFTASAGNPNIADPASKRILLEIDQPESNHNGGQLAFGKDGYLYVALGDGGGAGDKHGAAGNGQNLGTLLGKIIRIDVNGTPYKVPADNPFVKTAGAKPEIWAYGLRNPWRFSFDRVTHQLFTGDVGQDIYEEIDIITKGGNYGWRIMEGYHDFKVPAGTDKSKLIAPIHEYDHNLGISITGGYVYRGKAIPALTGQYVFGDYNGKAFVLAPKGNKWERSDLVFSNRPADNLQILSWGEDEQGELYMLTSASTSAGFKGAVYKLVKD comes from the coding sequence ATGAAAACACATGGTTTGCTACGCCTGGCCCTATTGCCGGTTATGTTTGTTCAGATAGCCTGCGCCGGTGATCCCGGAAAAAAAGAGGAAAAAAAAGAAAGTACCTCCGCTGCCTCCAATAAGGTAAAACTGCAATTGGTGACAGACAAATTCATTTCTCCCGTTAACATGGCCGTACCCGGCGACGGGTCCAACCGGTTGTTCTTCTGTCAGAAAGAAGGACAGGTGTGGATCGTACAGCAAGGGAAACAGCTTACGCAACCCTTCCTGGATGTAAGCAGCGACATGGTAAAAGTAAACGCCGCCTACGATGAAAGAGGGCTGCTGGGAATGGCCTTCCATCCTGATTTTAAGCGCAACCGCAAATTTTATGTGTATTACAGCGCACCGGTGGCCAACCCTGTCAAGAATGTATTGAACCACAAAAGCCGGTTGGTGGAATTCACGGCATCTGCCGGTAATCCCAATATAGCCGATCCGGCTTCCAAACGTATACTCCTGGAGATCGACCAGCCCGAATCCAATCACAATGGCGGCCAGCTGGCCTTTGGAAAAGATGGCTATCTCTATGTGGCACTGGGAGACGGTGGTGGCGCCGGCGACAAACATGGCGCTGCCGGTAACGGACAAAACCTCGGTACACTACTAGGAAAGATTATACGTATTGATGTTAATGGCACCCCCTATAAAGTGCCTGCCGATAACCCGTTCGTGAAAACAGCCGGAGCAAAGCCTGAAATATGGGCTTATGGCCTCCGCAACCCCTGGCGCTTCTCTTTTGACCGCGTTACCCACCAGCTGTTTACCGGCGATGTAGGACAGGATATTTATGAGGAAATAGACATCATCACCAAAGGCGGTAATTATGGCTGGCGGATTATGGAAGGTTACCACGATTTCAAGGTGCCTGCCGGTACCGATAAAAGTAAATTGATTGCACCCATCCACGAATATGACCACAATTTGGGGATCAGTATAACCGGTGGTTACGTATACCGTGGAAAAGCTATCCCTGCGCTCACCGGGCAGTATGTATTCGGCGACTACAACGGGAAAGCCTTTGTACTGGCGCCTAAAGGCAATAAATGGGAACGGTCGGACCTCGTATTTTCCAACCGCCCGGCCGATAACCTGCAGATCCTCAGCTGGGGAGAGGATGAACAGGGAGAGCTGTATATGCTCACCAGCGCCTCCACCAGTGCCGGCTTTAAAGGCGCCGTTTACAAGCTGGTGAAAGACTGA